A region from the Aegilops tauschii subsp. strangulata cultivar AL8/78 chromosome 5, Aet v6.0, whole genome shotgun sequence genome encodes:
- the LOC109739175 gene encoding membrane protein PM19L, with protein sequence MAGVGRNMVAPLLVLNLIMYLIVIGFASWNLNHFINGLTNRPGVGGNGATFYFLVFAILAGVVGAASKLAGVHHVRTWRGDSLATSASSALVAWAITALAFGLACKEIHIGGYRGWRLRVLEAFVIILMFTQLLYVLALHSGLFGNQFGGNHAGGYPAEHAYGAGGDPHNKGMGMGTGGVARV encoded by the coding sequence ATGGCGGGCGTGGGTCGTAACATGGTGGCGCCGCTGCTGGTGCTGAACCTCATCATGTACCTCATCGTCATCGGGTTCGCCAGCTGGAACCTCAACCACTTCATCAACGGCCTCACCAACCGCCCCGGCGTCGGCGGCAACGGCGCCACCTTCTACTTCCTCGTCTTCGCCATACTCGCCGGCGTCGTCGGCGCTGCATCCAAGCTCGCCGGCGTGCACCACGTCCGCACCTGGCGCGGCGACAGCCTCGCCACCTCCGCCTCGTCGGCGCTCGTGGCGTGGGCGATTACCGCCTTGGCCTTTGGGCTGGCGTGCAAGGAGATCCACATCGGCGGGTACCGCGGGTGGCGGCTCCGGGTGCTGGAGGCGTTCGTCATCATTCTGATGTTCACGCAGCTGCTGTACGTGCTCGCGCTCCACTCCGGCCTCTTCGGGAACCAGTTCGGTGGCAACCATGCTGGTGGGTATCCGGCGGAGCATGCGTACGGCGCAGGCGGCGACCCGCACAACAAGGGCATGGGCATGGGCACCGGCGGCGTCGCCAGGGTCTGA